Part of the bacterium genome, AGGAACTGGTCAGCCGCAACATGATCGTGCCCGGGCTGGTGGCGGTGATCATGATGATCATCGCCGCGATGCTGACCTCGCTGACCATCGCGCGCGAATGGGAGCGCGGCACGATGGAGCAACTGGTCGCGACCCCGGTCACCCGCGCCGAGGTGGTGATCGGCAAACTGCTGCCGTACCTGGCAATCGGGCTGATCGATGTGGTCGTCTGTTCGGCTCTGGGCGTCTGGCTTTTCGACGTGCCGTTTCGCGGCAGCCCGTTTTTGCTCATGATCCTCTCGTTTTTCTTCCTGACCGGATCGCTCGGTCTGGGGATGTTCATCTCGGCGGTGGCGCACTCGCAGTTGGAGGCGACGCAGATGGCGATGATCATCACCTTCCTGCCCGCCTACCTCCTCTCGGGTTTCATGTTCGCCATCGATGTCATGCCCACGGCGCTGCGCGCGGTCACTTTCATCGTGCCGGCGCGGTATTTCCTCGTGGTGACCCGTGGCATCTTCCTCAAGGGCGTCGGCGTGGAAGTGCTCCGGGTGCAGGGGCTGCTCATGATCGCCTTTTCGCTCATCGGCTTCATTCTGGCGGTGCGCATCTTCCGCAAGGAGTTGTCCTGATGCGCCGCGACCGTTGGGTGCGCCTGCGGGAACTGGTCCGCAAGGAGTTCCTGCAGATCCGTCGCGATCCGCGGTTGATGCGGATCATCCTGATTGCGCCGATCTTTCAACTGATCGTGTTTGGTTATGCCGTTTCGACCGATGTG contains:
- a CDS encoding ABC transporter permease: MGINRTRLWAIARKEVAQLRRDRRSLILAFLLPVTLLVLFGYAITWDVNDIRTAVVDQDRSPQSRALIDALRASGYFTITEFLEPGPTVDERLNSGAAQLVLVIPPDFSRTLGAGVPAQLQALVDGTDANSATIILSYTEAMVAGLAGEVALQGRVLQPPLVAESRVWYNEELVSRNMIVPGLVAVIMMIIAAMLTSLTIAREWERGTMEQLVATPVTRAEVVIGKLLPYLAIGLIDVVVCSALGVWLFDVPFRGSPFLLMILSFFFLTGSLGLGMFISAVAHSQLEATQMAMIITFLPAYLLSGFMFAIDVMPTALRAVTFIVPARYFLVVTRGIFLKGVGVEVLRVQGLLMIAFSLIGFILAVRIFRKELS